The genome window TTCTTAGGTTGTCGGCTCAGTTTTTTATAGAGGACTAAAGACTCCTACTTCCCAAAAGGATAGTCCCTTTCAAAAAAGTGCATTCTTGTTAAGGAACATGTGAAATGCTACCTTTAACCTGAGTACATAGAAAGGAAGAATGCGAATGAAAGATATTGAAATCGGGCCTATCCGCCCACCTTCCGAGAGCGACAGCCTGTTAATCCGGGTAACGAGAGGATGCCACTGGAATAAATGCTATTTTTGTGGTTTGTACAAATCCATGAAATTTTCGATGCGCCCTATTGATGAAACGATAGAGGATATTAAGAAGCAGGCCGAGTTATATCAGGGAAAGAAATTTTATTTCTGCTTTCTGCAGGATGGGGACGCACTGGTGCTAAAAACAGATTATCTGCTCCGGATACTGGAAGCGATCAATCGGTATTTTCCAGATATAGAGAGTATCACATCCTATGCCCGTGCAGACAGCATCACCAGGAAGAAGCCGGAAGAACTAAAGCAGCTTCGGCAGGCAGGACTGAACCATCTCTACTGTGGCATGGAAACCGGATCAGACAGGATATTAAAGCTGATTAATAAAGGCTTTGACGCAGATACCGTTGTGAAAAGCGGATGTATGGCAAAAGACGCAGGCATGATTTTGTCAGAGTTTATACTGTTGGGAATCGGTGGAAGGGAACTGTCAGAAGAAAATGCAATCCAGACAGCAAAGGCTCTGAATGCGATCCAGCCGGATTTTATTCGGGTTCATGCCACAGGTATCAAGCCGGAGTCTAAAATGGGAGAGTTTGTGCGGGATGGTTCTTTCGTCTTACAGTCTGAGGAAGAAATTGTAGCAGAACAAAAGCTGTTCCTGCAGCAATTACAAGAGATGAATAGCTATTATGTGAATGAACACATCATCAACCTGCTTTTGGAAGTCCGGGGCAGCTTGCGGACAGAGAAACAAAAAATGCTTTCTACGATTGACCGTTTCCTGAACATGCCCCCGGATGAGAGGCTTCTTTTCGCTGTTGGCAGGCGGCTTAATATTTTCTTCTTTCTGGATGACCTGAAAAAGCCGGAACTGCACAAAAAGGCAGAGGAAAGCCTGAAAAAGATATTAGAGAAAGAACCAAAAGTTGATTTTGCCGCACTGTGTAATTATGTGAGACAGTCTCAGATTTAATAAAAAGATGGGTATTGAAGGCTTCCGGTTTTTATTGTGAGGGCATTGCGGGAGGTCTTGCATGGAATGGAGAACGCAGACCGAAGCAGGAGAACCAGTATCCCCATGAAATGAAAACAAGATGGGTGAGATTGATAAAGGAGGGACAGCGTTATGGCATCCAAACAGGATAAGCAGTTACAGGAGATTACCAGGAAGCTGGAAGAAGGCGTAAAGGAGATGCTTACTTCCGAGAATTATACAGAATATTTAAAGGTCATGTCCCAGTTCCATGATTACAGCTTTAACAATACC of Roseburia hominis contains these proteins:
- a CDS encoding radical SAM protein; this translates as MKDIEIGPIRPPSESDSLLIRVTRGCHWNKCYFCGLYKSMKFSMRPIDETIEDIKKQAELYQGKKFYFCFLQDGDALVLKTDYLLRILEAINRYFPDIESITSYARADSITRKKPEELKQLRQAGLNHLYCGMETGSDRILKLINKGFDADTVVKSGCMAKDAGMILSEFILLGIGGRELSEENAIQTAKALNAIQPDFIRVHATGIKPESKMGEFVRDGSFVLQSEEEIVAEQKLFLQQLQEMNSYYVNEHIINLLLEVRGSLRTEKQKMLSTIDRFLNMPPDERLLFAVGRRLNIFFFLDDLKKPELHKKAEESLKKILEKEPKVDFAALCNYVRQSQI